A stretch of Bacillus pseudomycoides DNA encodes these proteins:
- the cls gene encoding cardiolipin synthase, which translates to MKNTLKLLFFFLGLFAAFVSLRMFIDVAFYSDVIGIKDISFLGIISIVFTVSAFLIGCVIFLENRHPSKTLTWLIVLGIFPVFGFFAYLLFGQNFRRKRMFQKKALLDEQAFLQYKGHKDYQERILQNHKHQELLFRLADRLGALNISFQTETKVLTNGDETFQAILAGLQKAKHHIHMEYYIVRDDKLGTQIKDILIQKAQEGVTVRFLYDAVGSFKLSNAYIDELNNAGVEMIPFFPVRFPILNDKINYRNHRKIVIIDGNEGFVGGLNIGDEYLGKNKYFGFWRDTHLYLRGEAVQSLQLIFVQDWFYMTGEAVLAPEYLQAEAVDGDHWGGVQLVAGGPDNKWETIKHLYFAMIASARKSIWIATPYFIPDDDILSALKVAALAGIDVRLLMPSKPDKRTVFYASRSYFPELLDAGAKVYEYEKGFLHSKIVIVDSDLASIGTANMDMRSFHLNFEVNAFLYDTDSIRKLVKDFEEDLQESSEIHVDHFHKRRLHKRIVESAYRLLSPLL; encoded by the coding sequence ATGAAAAATACACTAAAGTTACTTTTCTTTTTTCTAGGTTTATTCGCAGCGTTTGTTTCGTTACGAATGTTTATTGATGTAGCATTTTATTCGGATGTTATAGGCATAAAAGATATTTCGTTTTTAGGAATTATAAGTATTGTATTTACTGTTTCTGCATTTTTAATTGGCTGTGTTATTTTCTTGGAAAATCGGCATCCATCTAAAACATTGACATGGTTAATTGTACTCGGTATTTTTCCTGTATTTGGTTTCTTTGCGTATTTATTGTTTGGGCAAAACTTCCGCAGAAAACGAATGTTTCAAAAGAAGGCTCTTTTGGATGAACAAGCTTTCTTACAGTACAAGGGGCATAAAGATTATCAAGAACGCATTTTACAGAATCATAAACATCAAGAACTGCTATTTCGTTTAGCGGATCGGCTTGGTGCGTTAAATATTTCATTTCAGACAGAAACAAAAGTGTTAACGAATGGTGATGAAACGTTTCAAGCAATTTTAGCAGGATTGCAAAAAGCGAAGCATCATATCCATATGGAATATTATATTGTACGTGATGACAAGCTTGGTACACAAATTAAAGACATTTTAATCCAGAAGGCGCAGGAAGGTGTTACCGTCCGTTTTTTATATGATGCGGTTGGCAGTTTTAAGCTGTCAAATGCTTATATCGATGAATTAAACAATGCAGGTGTCGAGATGATTCCTTTCTTTCCAGTGCGTTTTCCGATTTTGAACGATAAAATTAATTATCGAAACCATCGAAAAATCGTTATCATTGATGGGAATGAAGGTTTTGTGGGTGGACTGAATATTGGTGATGAGTATTTAGGGAAAAATAAATATTTTGGATTTTGGCGAGATACGCATTTGTATTTACGAGGTGAGGCCGTTCAAAGCCTGCAGCTCATATTCGTACAAGACTGGTTTTATATGACAGGGGAAGCAGTATTAGCACCTGAGTATTTACAGGCGGAAGCAGTAGATGGGGATCATTGGGGCGGTGTCCAACTTGTCGCAGGTGGGCCAGATAATAAATGGGAGACAATTAAGCATCTTTATTTTGCGATGATCGCTTCGGCAAGGAAGTCTATATGGATTGCTACACCTTATTTTATTCCAGATGATGATATTTTATCTGCATTAAAAGTAGCAGCTCTTGCGGGTATTGATGTCCGTTTATTAATGCCGAGTAAACCGGATAAACGAACGGTGTTTTATGCATCGAGGTCTTATTTTCCGGAGTTATTAGATGCAGGGGCAAAAGTATACGAATATGAAAAAGGTTTCCTTCACAGCAAAATTGTCATTGTCGATTCTGATTTAGCATCAATTGGGACAGCGAATATGGATATGAGAAGCTTTCATTTAAACTTTGAGGTGAATGCCTTTTTATATGATACGGA